cgagcctcaacaaagcctgccctcAGGACCCTTTCCCGCTCCCGCGCATCAACCAGATCATGGATTCCACTACCGAGTGCGATCTGCTATGCTTTTTGGATGCCTTCTCAGGAtatcatcaaatcaagatggcgacAGAGGACGTCGAGAAAACAGTCTTCatctccccgtgtggcgtgtatttctacacctgcatgcccttcgggctgcgaaATGCCAGAGCGACCTTCCAGCGGCTGTTGCACATCGCGCTTGGGCCATAGCTAGGGAGAAATGCAAAGGCATACGTTGATGACATCATGGTCAAGTCACGGGAGGCAAGGACCCCGATCAAAGACCTGGAAAGTAAACCTGAAGCTCAACctggagaagtgcgtgtttggggTCCCGTCCGGCAAGCTGATGGGTTTCCTAGTATCGCATAGAGGGATCGAGGCTAACCCCGAGAAGATCAAGGAAATAGAGAGGATAAGCCCGTCtcagaccctcaaagagatgcagaagctcGCGGGTTGCGTGACCTccttggggcgcttcatctccaagctcgGCGAGCGTGccctctgtcggtgtcaaaaccggcggatctcgggtagggggtcccgaactgtgcgtctaaggttgatgataacaggagacgggggacacgatgtttacccaggttcgggccctctctatggaggtaataccctacttcctgcttgattgatcttgatgaatatgagtattacaagagttgatctaccacgagatcgagatggctaaaccctaaaatcctagcctgtatgactatggtaatgagtatatctccctccggactaagtcctccggtttatatagacaccgggaggatctagggttacacaaggtcagttacaaagaaaggaatctacatatcctgtcgccaagcttgccttcgatgccaaggagaatcccatccggacacgggtgcagtcttcggtcttcgtatcttcacagcccatcagtccggcccatggctaacaggccggacgcccgaggaccccttagtccaggactccctcagtagcccctgaacctggcttcaatgacaaggtgtccggcgcgcaggtctgtcttcggcattgcaaggcgggttcctccttccgaactccaagatagtcttcggacgtattgaacgtgtccggacctgcaacacacacacacaccgcacaCAACCGCAGCGAGAATGTAATTttacacgagtccaatccgctgacaactttttgtaacatgacatcacgtctgtccggtcataatttcgaaccgttttccgtctgccgctccacgtttcgagacgcggttgccattggcacgtcttgtcaaagcagatatcgtgtccccttattgcgggattctcatcaatacgggcgtgggtaacccaaccgtacCATTTACACAGTCCTTGGGAATAGGTGAGTTttgaggcgagtggggaggcgttcaatattcagtgcctttataaggggataaggattatcccttcttctcccacgcctcctctcttcctccgcccttccaatcttgagctccagcgcccaagctctcatcttcttcccactcaagctagcactcaaccatgtccggatccggaggtcaaggcaagtggatggtctcctccgtcaaggagaaggacattactaagcttcgggcggccgggtactTGGCGAAAGAAATCACCCACCGTCTGCCGGCccagggacaagtcgtccccacgccgaagcccaacgagagggtggtattcatccctcatttcttccgccgactagggtttccactccaccctttcgtccgcgggctgatgtattattacgggatagacttccatgatctatccccgaactccttcctcaacatctcggcgttcatcgtcgtgtgtgaggccttcctccgcatccaaccccacttcgggctgtggctcaaagtcttcaacgtgaagccgaaggtggtgaatggccagcacgcggagtgcggaggagccatggtgagtaagctgtccaatgtctccttgccgaaaggcactttcgtggagactgtcaaggaatggcagaaacaatggttctacattacAGAACCCCGCGGCGCCAACTAGGCCGCAGTTGCCGAATTCAACTCCGgtgctccaatgcggctcacctcctgggtcaagaagagcccgaactggtgttcgccagacgagcagatagcgctgcagacgcgcgttcaaagcatggtggacaaggatgtcaaacttgtcgatataatccaggtgatgctagtttgTCGGATTCTCCCGTGCCAAAGCCGAGGCCTCCCTCTATGGAAGTTCAATCCAAAGAAGCACCATACCCTGAagaggctcttcgagaccactcacaaagatgcctggaagttgctcttcaagggcaacgagattccgccagccacggattcagaccatgggcacgacattaaccaccccgccagcgaggtGAGTTTCCAATACGTCCTCTACTTGTTTGCTTCAAGGAGGATATCTGAACGTTTACTGTCATTGTTTCTTCAGgaatggatggagagggcgaagcggatccagtgtccggctccgctacctgaagaaccagtcattccgcgtttagcgaagatgctggtgccagCGCCCTATACCGCGCcggcgaagaaggccaaggggaaggccaagggggtccggagTGGCCCCTGTTGCAAGGGCGCTTCAGACGCGACGTCCGAAGACAAGacccgctcctccgccgccgaagatgacgacgatgaggaggaggaggaggaggacaaccctccccctgatgagggaaggaagaagagggcagccTCCACGAACCTGGAGGCGGGGACGTCCAAGAAAGGGAAGGGCTCCTTCGcagataactccgcgtgggacgttgGCAGCAGTCCGGGGTGACACCCCCGCACTAAGCCTCCAGCTGCATCGAAAGTGCTATGACTCCCGCATACCCATATGTCCAGCCTCTCCTCTTCAATGTATTGACATGGTTaattatgctattgcagtccggcccacgacaggggcccatcttcactagcaaacactcaagaccctcgcgaggggccgagcctcgcgaggcggacgatgcaagacctcctcgggggcggcctcgccaggctggctcgcgaggggcggagaaatcaaggcaaggggtacctcgcgaggttcctatggcgtaagccatgacgaccagggccaggcgggcgccagcgcgcgcagtgtccttgtttcctctttggtgctaaagaggcaagcgcgggcgaggagtcccgaggcatcaggcaaaggtttgcatatcggtgcaacaagaccagaccagcaggacgacaggacggaggtcactgtggagcccaagacggcgtcaccaccagagcctttggcaggcgaagatcACCTTAGTCAggagttgtctcccttcgaatttggccgttgtggcatcccttcccgctcaatatttgggaagaggaccagggcctctataaatagggctagccaccacagtagggggggTTGGACCTTGAACTCATCGGACCTTGAACTCACCGGACCGGGAACTCATCTGGGGATGGATCATTCAGATCAACCTCATCCACAcaactcaccaagcacaagagcacctcccccaggaggctgttcttcccttgtactagttcatcctcagcccaagaggcaatccaccacaccacactggagtatggtattacaacacatcggtggcccgaaccagtataaaccttgtgtctcttgttctgtgggctcgacgcgctgagccttgagatcgcggtgagggtgagagctagagggaggagaggtcttcgtgcgcaccccagtgttcgaacctcaagggttttgccggaacccgaaatccgacaattTCTAGGGtcccccatcaaggtcgtctcggcatACCCCCTGGAGAAGGTGTTGTGCAGCCCCAATGCTGCTGTGGGGGTTGcagagtggaacatcgagctgcaggcctTCCGGCTCGGGTTCAGCATGACCAGGGTCAACAAGGGTGCAGCCCTCGCTGATTTCATGGCGGAGTGGACCGATGCTCCCGGCCgggtcatgcacttcgacggcgccttcgcgcggcaaggcgcgggggctggagtcgtactCATCTCGCCGACcaaggacaagctctactatggCGTAGAACGTTGCTTCCAgcatggcgagaaggtctccaacaacatcacaGAATACGAGGGCTTGATTGCTGGCCTCAGGGACGCGGCCGCCCTGGGGGtcaagcgcctcaccatcaagggcgactcccagctcctcgtcaacGTCTCCAACAAGGAATACAaaccaaaggacgagcacatggaggcttACCTGGAAGAGGTATGTAAAATCGAAAAACACTTCCTGGGCTTGGAATTGCAGCACGTCCCGCGCGGCGCAAACAAGGAAGCGTACGACATCGCAAAGAGGGCGTCCCGCCGCGAGCCTCAgaagcctggcgtcttcgaggaaaggctcttcaagccgttGGTGGCGCGATCAGCCGCTGGTCCGGCGCTGCTCCAGGAGGAGCCGCCATCGGCCCTGTCCTCAGGTGCCCCGGCCCgtggcccgacctcgggagcccGCCAACTCTTGGCGGTGGAACCTCACACAGGCTACTGGACCGAGGAGTTCAAGGCATAGCTACTCCGGGGCGCCCTGCCGGAGAAAGAGgaagacgcggagcgcgtggTCTGCCAGGCCACTTCTTATTGCTTGCAGGACGGCGAGCTGTACAAGAGACGCCCCAACGACGTCTCGCTGAGGTGCATATCTGAAGAGCAGGGGCGCGAGCTGCTGGCCGACATTgaaggggaacgtagtaatttcaaaattttcctacgcacacgcaagatcatggtgatgcacagcaacgagaggggagagtgtcgtctacgtaccctcgtagaccgaaagcagaagcgttagaacaacgcggttgatgtagtcgtacgtcttcatgatccgaccgatccaagtaccgaacgcacggcacctccgagttcagcacacgttcagctcgatgacatcccacgaactccgatctagcagagcttcgagggagagttccgtcagcacgacggcgtgatgacggtgatgatgatgctaccgacgcagggcttcgcctaagcaccgctacgatatgaccgaggtggattatggtggaggggggcaccgcacacggctaagagatcaatgatcatttgttgtgtctccaaggggtgccccctccccgtatataaaggagtggaggagggggagggggccggacTCCTATGGcacgccccatgaggagtcctgtaggactcccccttccaagtaggagtaggagagaagaaggaagggagagaaggaagggagagaaggagagaaggaaaggggggcgccgcccccctccttgtccaattcggactagaggaggagggggcgtgcagctgccctggccgcccctcctgttctcccactagggcccattaggcccaatatactccccggggggttccagtaacccccggtactccagtatatgtccgaaacctcccgaaacacttccggtgtccgagcatagtcgtccaatatatcgatctttacgtctcgaccatttcgagactcctcgtcatgtccgtgatcatatccgggactccgaactaccttcggtacatcaaaacactaaaactcataataccgatcgtcaccaaacgttaagcgtgcggcccctacgggttcgagaactttgtagacatgaccgagacacgtctccggtcaataaccaatagcggaacctggatgctcatattggttcctacatattctacgaagatctttatcggtcaaaccgcataacaacatacgttgttccctttgtcatcggtatgttacttgctcgagattcgatcatcggtatctcaatacctagctcaatctcgttaccggcaagtctctttactcgttccataatgcatcatcccgcaactaactcattagttgcattgcttgcaaagcttatagtgatgtgcattaccgagagggcccagagatacctctccgacaatcggagtgacaaatcctaatctcgatctatgccaactcaacaagtaccatcgaagacacctgtagagcacctttgtaatcacccagttacgttgtgacgtttggtagcacacaaagtgttcctccggtattcgggagttgcataatctcatagtcataggaacatgtataagtcatgaagaaagcaatagcaatatactaaacgatcaaatgctaagctaacggaatgggtcaagtcaatcacatcattctctaatgatgtgatcccgttaatcaaatgacaactcatgtctatggctaggaaacttaaccatgtttgattcaacgagctagtcaagtagaggcatactagtgacactctgtttgtctatgtattcacacatgtactaagtttccggttaatagaattctagcatgaataataaacatttatcatgaaataaggaaataaatagtaactttattattgcctctagggcatatttccttcaggctcccacttgcaatagagtcaataatctagattacacagtaatgattctaacacccatggagccttggtgttgatcatgttttgctcgtgagagagggtTAGTCAACGgctctgcaacattcagatccgtatgtatcttgcaaatctctatgtctctcatCTGGACTTGATCGCgcatggaattgaagcgtctcatgatgtgtttggttctcttgtgaaatctggattcctttgccaaggcaattgcaccagtattgtcacaaaagattttcattggacccaatgcactaggtatgacacctagatcggatattaactccttcatccagactccttcatttgctgcttccgaagcagctatgtactccgcttcacacgtagatcccgccacggcgctttgtttagaactgctccaactgacaactccaccattcaatataaacacgtattcggtttgcgatttagaatcgtccggatcagtgtcaaagcttgcatcgacgtaaccatttgtgatgagctctttgtcacctccataaacgagaaacatatccttagtccttttcaggtatttcaggatgttcttgaccgctgtccagtgatccactcctggattactttggtacctccctgctaaactaatagcaaggcacacatcacgtctggtacacagcattgcatacatgatagagcctatggctgcaGCATAGGGAAGAATtttcattctctctctctctctctctctctctcttctgtagtggtcgggcattgagtcttactcaacttcacaccttgtaacacgggtaagaaccctttctttgcctgatccattttgaacttcttcaaaactttgtcaaggtatgtgctttgtgaaagtccaattaagcgtcttgatctatctctatagatcttgatgcccaatatataagcagcttcaccgaggtctttcattgaaaaactcttattcaagtatccttttatgctatccagaaattctatatcatttccaatcaacaatatgtcatccacatataatattagaaatgctacagagctcctagtcactttcttgtaaatacaggcttccccaaaagtctgtataaaaccatatgctttgatcacactatcaaaacgtttattccaactctgagatgcttgcacgagtccataaatggatcgctggagcttgcacactttgtcagcaccctttggattgataaaaccttcaggttgcatcatatacaactcttcttccagaaatccattcaggaatgcagtcttcacatccatttgccaaatttcataattataaaatgcggcaattgctaacatgattcagacggacttaagcttcgctacgggtgagaaggtctcatcgtagtcaacgccttgaacttgtcgaaaacctctcgcaacaagtcgagctttgtagacagtaacattaccgtcagtgtcagtcttcttcttgaagatccatttattctcgatggcttgccgatcgttgggaagtcaaccaaagtccacactttgttctcatacatggacctcatctcagatttcatggtctcaagccattttgcggaatctgggctcatcatcgcttcctcatagtttgtaggttcgtcatggtcaagtaacatgacctccagaacaggattaacgtcccactctggttgacctacgaggttcgatagtaacttgatctgaagtttcatgatcatcatcattagcttcctcactaataggtgtaggtgtcacaggaaccggtttctgtgatgaactactttccaataagggagcaggtacagttacctcatcaagttctactttcctcccactcacttctttcgagagaaactccttctctagaaaggatccattcttagcaacaaatgtcttgccttcggatctgtgatagaaggtgtacccaatagtttcctttgggtatcatatgaagacacatttctccgatttgggttcgagcttatcaggttgaaggtttttcacataagcatcgcaaccccaaaccttaagaaacgacaactttggtttcttgccaaaccacagttcataaggtgtcatctcaacggatttagatggtgccctattaacgtgaatgcagccgtctctagagcataaccccaaaatgatagcggtaaatcggtaagagacatcatagatcgcaccatatccagtaaagtacgattacgatgttcggacacaccattacgctgtggtgttccgggtggcgtgagttgcgaaactattccgcattgtttcaaatgaagagcaaactcgtaactcaaatattctcctccacgatcagatcgtagaaactttattttcttgttacgatgattttccacttcactctgaaattctttgaacttttcaaatgtttcagacttatgtttcattaagtagatatacccatatctgctcaaatcatctgtgaaggaaagaaaataatgatatccgccgcgagcctcaatattcattggaccacatacatcagtatgtatgatttccaacaaatctgctgctcgctccattgttccggagaacggggttttagtcatcttgcccaagaggcatggttcgcaagtaccaagtgattcataatcaagtgattccaaaagtccatcagtatggagtttcttcatgcgctttacaccaatatgacccaaacggcagtgccacaaataagttgcaatatcattatcaactctgcatcttttggcttcaacattatgaatatgtgtattactactatcgagattcaacacaaatagaccactcttcaagggtgcatgaccataaaagatattactcatataaatagaacaaccattattctcagatttaaatgaataaccgtctcgcatcaaacaagatccagatataatgttcatgctcaacgctagcaccaaataacaattattgaggtctaaaattaatcccgaaggtagatgtagaggtagcatgctgACGGCggtcacatcgactttggaaccatttcccacgcgcatcgtcacctcgtccttagccaatcttcgctcaatccgtagtccctgtttcgagttgcaaatattagagaaccagtatcaaatacccaggtgctactgtgagctctagtaaggtacacatcaataacatgtatatcacatatacctttgttcaccttgccatccttcttatccgccaaatacttggggcagttccgcttccagtgaccagtctgtttgcagtagaagcactcagtctcaggcttaggtccagacttgggtttcttctcttgagcaacaacttgtttgctgttctttttgaagttccccttcttctccctttttcttcaaactggtggtcttgttgaccatcaacacttgatgctccttcttgatatctacctccgcagcctttagcattgcgaagagctcaggaattgtcttatccatcccttgcatattatagttcatcacgaagctcttgtagcttggtggcagtgattgaagaattctgccaatgacactatcatccggaagattaactcccagttgaatcaagtgattgttatacccagacattttgagtatatgttcactgacagaactattctcctccatcttacagctgtagaacttattggagacttcatacctctcaatccgggcatttgcttgaaatattaatttcaactcctagaacatctcatatgctccatgatgttcaaaacgtcgttgaagtcccggttctaggtcgtaaagcatggcacactgaactatcgagtagtcatcagctttgctttgcagacgttcataacatctggttcagctcctgcagcaggtttggcacctagcagtgcttccaggacgtaattcttctgtgcagcaatgaggataatcctcaagttacggacccagtccgtataattgctatcatcatctttcaacttttctttctcaaggaacgcattaaaattcaacggaacaatagcacgggccatctatctacaacaacatatacaagcaaaatactatcaggtactaagttcatgataaatttaagttcaattaatcatattacttaaaaactcccacttagatagatatccctctaatcatctaagtgatcacgtggtccaaatcaactaaacaataaccgatcatcacatgaaatggagtagttttcaatggtgaacatcactatgttgatcatatctactatatgattcacgctcgacctttcggtctcagtgttccgaggccatatctgcatatgctaggctcgtcaagtttaaccctagtattctgcgtgtgcaaaactggcttgcacccgttgtacaagaacgttgagcttatcacacccgatcatcacgtggtgtctcggcacgacgaactttcgtaacggtgcatactcagggagaacacttgtaccttgaaatttttagtgagagatcatcttataatgctaccgtcaatcaaagcagaataagatgcataaaggataaacatcacatgcaatcaatataagtgatatgatatggccatcatcatcttgtgcctttgatctccatctccaaagcaccgtcatgatcacaattgtcatcggcgcgacaccttgatctccatcgtagcatcgttgtcgtcttgccaactattgcttctacgactatcgctaccacttagtgataaagtaaagcaattacatggcgattgcatttcatacaataaagcgacaaccatatggctcctgccagttgccgataactccattacaaaacatgatcatctcatacaataaaatatagcatcatgtcttgaccatatcacatcacaacatgccctgcaaaaacaagttagacgttctctactttgttgttgcaagttttacgtggctgctacgggctgagcaagaaccattcttacctacgcatcaaaaaccacaacgacaTTTCgccaagttagtgctgttttaaccttcaacaaggaccgggcgtagtcacactcggttcaactaaagttggagaaactgacacctgccagccacctgtgtgctaagcacgtcggtagaaccagtttcgcgtaagcgtacgcgtaatgtcggtccgggccgcttcatccaacaataccgccgaagcaaagtatgacatgctggtaagcagtatgacttgtatcgcccacaactcacttgtgttctactcgtgcatataacatctacgcataaacctggctcgaaTGCAACTgatggggaacatagtaatttcaaaattttcctacgcacacgcaagatcatggtgatgcatagcaacgagaggggagagtgtcatctacgtaccctcgtagaccgaaagtggaagcgttagaacaaagcggttgatgtagtcgtacgtcttcacgatctgaccgatccaagtaccgaacgcgcggcacctctgagtttagcacacgttcagctcgatgacgtcccacgaactccggtccagcagagcttcgagggagagttccgtcagcacgacagcgtgatgacggtgatgatgatgctaccgacgcagggcttcgcctaagcaccgctacgatatgaccgaggtggattatggtggaggggggcaccgcacacggctaacactacaaaaaaaacacttccgtgatgatacgtgtttgtcacagtaggtcacattttctgtcatgcatgtacatccatgacaaatttatgacagaatgaagatagtcatacatgtgctgtcgtagaagtgttccatgacattaccaaaattatcatcatggaagtgtccacttccatgacgataaatcgcgcgtcatagaagtgctttcgtcaagggtgaccgacacgtggcatccaccataacgggatgtcgttaagctatcgggtccggttttggatccgataacctgctaacagccatgaccaatgccgattttccacgtgtaaaattctcattggccgacggaaccacgcgtcagctccgcgttggcacagggtcactcatccaatggtcgagatgggcctatgatatgttgacacgtgatAGGGCCCAAAAGTgtcccataaagtttaaatgggccggcccaactaaaggcccacaagatttagcggaccataatgggccggcccagctaatgGCCCACAAGAtcttgcagaccataatgggccgacccagctaaaggcccacaagatttagcggaccacaatgggccagcccagctaaaggcccacaagattttgcagaccataatgggccggcccagctaaaggcccaacattctcagttaaggcccgtacggctagtgtcaaatcggcccgtcaacggcctgtcctaaacttgtcatcatcgcggcccatggtcacttctggcccgttaacagtctgctaagtatatgggccgaattacggctcGGTGTATTTCCGGcgtgttaaaggtcctgcttcatttgggcccatttacaggccattgaaactttcggcccataaacgaccgtgaaggatttgggtcatattcatccatgtctgacattcggcctgttagagtatagatttgggccactttcgggctgttgtgattttcggcctgttaacgtcgggcgaaatccatgggccatatgtggcccaacgtcacatcgggcccattaatggcccatataaaaatgacgataatctagcccgaccgaacttccggcctgttaaaggcccgtgtattaggtcggcgcatttacggcccgtccgaatttcggcctgtgaaagatctgcatcgtaaatgggccaccatttcggcctgctaagaccggtgggttatttggcacaatcagggcccaatctcactttcagtcttttaaaggcccatgttttttatgggctcgagatatttacacctgtaaacggcctgttgttactgagggcccaaattatgtttaggcctgttaaaggcccactatgggcacacgcctaccagaaaaatatgaaatcttatgctgatttaggcccagatatttttagtgggctacatgcaaatttcggcccataatcatttttagcccaattggaatgggcccgacgaatgttggcatgttgggctcctacgaagctttcggccgaatacattactaagata
This genomic window from Aegilops tauschii subsp. strangulata cultivar AL8/78 chromosome 4, Aet v6.0, whole genome shotgun sequence contains:
- the LOC141021643 gene encoding uncharacterized protein, coding for MPGSNGIITVVRDTKDAVPALKLAYRAAVASCPDAGDTLEAQEAARAKKRQFFSQDRVETKQVHVDSGGSGPAFTIGAGLPPDQEEVLVGFLRANKDVFAWEASDLVGVPREVIEHHLMVLPGACPVKQNVRCQAKEKQAFIVQEVRKLQEAGVIREVRHPDWLANPVIIPKKGRKERICVDFTSLNKACPQDPFPLPRINQIMDSTTECDLLCFLDAFSGYHQIKMATEDVEKTVFISPCGSPIKVVSAYPLEKVLCSPNAAVGVAEWNIELQAFRLGFSMTRVNKGAALADFMAEWTDAPGRHGEKVSNNITEYEGLIAGLRDAAALGVKRLTIKGDSQLLVNVSNKEYKPKDEHMEAYLEEHVPRGANKEAYDIAKRASRREPQKPGVFEERLFKPLVARSAAGPALLQEEPPSALSSGAPARGPTSGARQLLAVEPHTGYWTEEFKDGELYKRRPNDVSLRCISEEQGRELLADIEGEPGGYRYLYVAIDKFTKWVELEAVRTIPAGSTVKFIKGLVIRFDVPNRIITDNGSQVTSNLFRTYCANLGTQICYASVEHPRSNGQAERANVEVLRGLKARSLKKKLEACGRG